Proteins encoded within one genomic window of Flavobacterium sp. NG2:
- the rpsR gene encoding 30S ribosomal protein S18 — translation MATLQQSASGKKDGDIRYLTPLNIETNKTKKYCRFKKSGIKYIDYKDADFLLKFVNEQGKILPRRLTGTSLKYQRKVSVAVKRARHLALMPYVADLLK, via the coding sequence ATGGCTACATTACAACAATCTGCTTCAGGAAAAAAAGACGGAGATATCAGATATCTTACTCCTTTAAATATAGAAACTAACAAGACTAAAAAATATTGTCGTTTCAAAAAATCAGGTATCAAATATATTGATTATAAAGATGCTGATTTCTTATTGAAATTCGTAAATGAGCAAGGAAAAATTCTTCCTCGTCGTTTAACAGGAACTTCATTAAAATACCAAAGAAAAGTTTCTGTTGCTGTAAAAAGAGCACGTCACTTAGCTTTAATGCCATATGTGGCTGATTTATTAAAATAA
- the rplI gene encoding 50S ribosomal protein L9 has translation MELILKQDVQNLGFKDDVVTVKAGYGRNFLIPQGFATLATSSAKKVLAENLKQRAHKEAKVIADAQALAESLKAIEIKISAKAGGEKLFGSITNIDIVDALAKAGQVIDRKFVTSGIVKRTGKYSASVRLHRDVVIDLPYEIIAE, from the coding sequence ATGGAACTTATTTTAAAACAAGACGTACAAAACTTAGGATTTAAAGATGATGTAGTAACTGTGAAAGCAGGTTACGGTCGTAACTTCTTAATCCCTCAAGGTTTTGCTACTTTAGCTACTTCTTCTGCAAAGAAAGTATTAGCTGAAAACTTGAAACAAAGAGCACACAAAGAAGCTAAAGTAATTGCTGATGCTCAAGCATTAGCTGAATCTTTAAAAGCTATCGAAATTAAAATCTCTGCTAAAGCGGGAGGTGAAAAATTATTCGGATCTATTACTAATATTGATATTGTTGATGCATTAGCAAAAGCTGGTCAAGTAATTGATAGAAAATTTGTTACTTCTGGAATCGTTAAACGTACTGGTAAATATTCTGCTAGTGTTCGTTTACACAGAGATGTAGTTATCGATTTACCATACGAAATTATTGCTGAGTAA